The genomic stretch CCGAAAAAGGCCTCCGCACGTCCCGCCCCTCGAAAAGCACCGCCCCCTCCGAAGGCTCGCAAAGCCCCGTGATCGCGTTGAAGACCGTCGTCTTGCCCGCCCCGTTCGGGCCGATGAGCGAAAAAATCCGACCCGGCTCGACCGCGAAACTCACGCCGCGAACCGCCGCGAGCCCCCCGAAACGCACCGTCAGACCCCGCACCTCCAGAAGACTCACCGCGCCTCCCTCCGCTCCGGAAAAATCCCCTCCGGCCGGAACCGCATCACCGCGACCAGCGCCAGCCCGAACAGCAGGAACTTCCAGGAAATCGGCGTCCAAAGGACGTTCTCCCCCGAGGCGATCCCCGCCCGCGCCAGCGCCTCCGTGGCCTTCTTGAGCAGGATGTCGAGCCCCATCACGATCGCCGTCCCGCCGAGCACCCCCCGCAGGCTTCCCATCCCGCCCACGATGAGGATGACGAGCCCCGTCATCGAGACGTTGAAGTCGTAGGTCGCGGGATCCGCCGTGGTCTCCAGCTTGCTCGCCCAGAGCGCCCCCGCCGCGCCCGCCAGGGCCGCCCCCGTCGCAAACGCCAGAAGCTTCGCGCCGACCGGCGAAACCCCCATCGCCGTCGCCGCCAGCTCGTCCTCCCGGATCGCCTTCCACCGCC from Planctomycetota bacterium encodes the following:
- a CDS encoding ATP-binding cassette domain-containing protein, whose translation is MSLLEVRGLTVRFGGLAAVRGVSFAVEPGRIFSLIGPNGAGKTTVFNAITGLCEPSEGAVLFEGRDVRRPFS